Part of the Scylla paramamosain isolate STU-SP2022 chromosome 22, ASM3559412v1, whole genome shotgun sequence genome, TGAGCAAGCAACAACACCAACCATAAAGTTCTACTTGAGTATTTGCTTTCTCTCACATGGTGCGctgccttcctcactcactGACTCTTGTACTCACTTACATCTAATGAGGTCTCTGCTAACTCTTTAATATACACATGTGGTTTCATTTTATTCAGTTGAGCCACTCACTCCTCACTACATTTATAACATTTCATTCGGCGACTGCCTGCTATTTGCGTCGAATTCAATTTACAATTCCTTTTCTGTCACTTGCTCTCTCACTTACCCATGGCTCACTCAAATATGTCATAATCCAGCCTCCACATACACACTGACTCACTCATACGTTATCTCATACCGTCACTCTGTAACTACTCACTcctttttagaaaaaaagacTAACTTTACATTAAGAAAACAACTCTTGAGGAACTATTAACAATCCTaactcacaaataattttaccgTAACACGCAATGGACTCTCACGTCTTTCTTGTACACTATTATCCTCGCGGCGGCGAGGAAAGTGATCCCTTGGGCTGTGCAAAAAGTTCCTCCCCCACGATAGACTCGCCTTGCCGCAGCGATGGCCGGAGAAGTAATACCTTTCCACACTAACCTCACTGTGATGTGAGATGACAATGTGTGTAGTTCTCCCTCATTCCCGTTGTGCTCTGGTCCCTCCCTCACAGTTCCACaatactcactcactccttgtGTCCTCTTGTCTCTCCATCCTACCAACGATGGTCTAGCTCTGCATGGCCGTTCTCTTCCCTGTAGAAACAAAGCTTATGTAAATTTTGTTGAGTAACGAGCTCACtgccgaatggcaggtaaccttCGAGGTGCACCTCGCAGTGTGCAGCATGGcaaaaatgatgaataacagTATATCTTCCGTGCAGGTGTGTGCGGCAGTGGGCCTcctggcagtggtggtgcaTGCCGAACCTGAGCCTAAGGCCCCCGTTCAAGGTAGCAGTGATTCCTCTCACGGCCATGGCGACTTTCAGCTCCGGAATAACTCCTCCTACACTCACCACCCAGAGCCCCGTGCTGTTCCTTCCTTTGGCTTCAGTCAGTCTcagtcctctcttcctcttccttattattatgGCCACTACCTCGGTTATCCAGGctcctaccaccactacaagcgTGCCTTTCTGCAACACCCATAagccgccctctccctctcagcgGAAGGCGGATGAACCTTGACAATTACGAAACAACCAAAACGCTTACCCGAGGTGgctgagggagaggtgatgtgCTCGTCTCCCTTTAGCCTTATGACTGACACTACTGACTgactacgtactactactactactatgtttgTCTCCCTTTACCTTTATGACTGGCACTAATGACtggccgactgactgactgaccattactactgctgctgctgatgtgcTGGTCTCCCTTTACCTTCATGACTGACACCGTCACTGCTGAAGTCAGGCGTAGAACTCAGGTGTGATTCAGGTGGCTCAGTTAGGTAGGTGAAGCTGCAGGTGGATCTGGTctttagcatcatcatcattcttattagtaacacaatcatcatcattatcatgtttaacctcctcctcctcctcctcctcctcctcttcctccttgtcatcaCCCTAATAACCATCACTGCtaccttcattattattgtcagcatcatcatctttattgtCAATCTCGACATCTTCATCAATATTCAGCAATGGGTGTCTGCCAAGATGTGATGTACAACATGGAGGCAGGAACAGCACAGATGTAAAAGCGCAGCAGGAGGCTCTCGTCCATGCTGTAGtgagcagtagcagtagtagtagtagaagtggtaacagtagtcagccagtcagcagTGTCAGTCATGAGAGTAAAGGAAGATAAGCACATCagtaccaatagtagtagtagtagtagtagtagtagcagtagtagtagtagtagtagcagtagcagtagcagcagtagtagagtTAGTCATAGTAGTAGGGTTAGTGGCAGTAGTAGGGTTAGTGATAGCAGTGCATCATAGTCATGAAGGTACAGGAAGACAAGCACATCAGTGGATGATAACTTTATTCAGGCGAGTGGGTGAGGGTatcggggcggggcggcgcctCACCCAGGTGCCCCGGGGCGTCTGGGGCGACACCTGCGCGCGAGAAAAACCGGCGTGAGCAGAACCAGCCTATCCTGCGGCAGGTGTCGTCGCCTCTCCCTCAGCCGCCTCGGGTAAGCGTTTCGTTGTTATTAAGAGACAGGCCCCTGCCACCGAGAGTGAGAGGGCGGCTGCCGGGTGTCGTGGAAAGGTGTGCCTCTAGTGGTAGTATTTGCGGGGGTAAccgtagtagtagcggtggccGTAACCGTAGTAGTGGCCGGGGTAGCCGTAGTAGTAGCCGTGGTAGTAGGCGCGGCTGGGCTCAGGGGAAGCGTCAGCGCTGGGCTCTGGGTCGGCTGAACGCTTGTGGGGATGGTGGGGGTGGCCATAGTAGCCAGGGTGGCCATAGTAGCGAGGGTGGCCGTAGTAGCCGTGGCGGTGGTAGGTGTATTTGGACGCGTCAGCATCAGCCGCAGCTTCGGGTTCAGCAGAccgcttgtggtggtggtggcggtagtagccGTAGTGGCGGTAAGGATAGCCGTAGTAGTGCTTGGGGTAgccgtggtggtagtagtagggcCGAGAGGCTTCAGGGTCAGCCTCAGCGAGGGCCTCGGGCTCAGGGTCGGCGTGCACTAGCGCCGCCACTGCCAGGAGGCCCATAGCCGCACACACCTGCACGGGAGAGACACTGTCATTCCTCGTCCTCGCCACACTGCACACTGCGAGGCGCAGCACAAAGGCTACCTGTCATTTGGCAGTGAGCTTGTTACTCAACAAAATGTACACTGCTGAGCTACAGCAGCGTTGGCAGAGCAGTGTTCAGAATCAGGAGGCAAAAGGACTGGAGGGACCATCGCCATCATCAAGACGAATGATGACATCTGAGGTAGGAATTTTCTGCAATCCACAGGGATAATTTTTCTTGCATGAAATAGTGAGAGGATTGTGGTGGAGGGATTAGCCATGATTCATCTGGTGTTGAGTTTTTAGCAGAGGTATGAGTTCAACttcagagatagatgagatggcactGGTGCCATCTAGGTGAAACAAAGAATGGAAAGTGAAAGAATATAAATTAGTGGAGGTAtttttggtatatgtatgtaCCAGATGTCACGAGCCAAGTTAGAGTTTAATAGCTTTTGGGATTTTTCTGCTGAATGAATTCTTGGCAAGTTGAAGGAAATCATTTGTGGGCGATGGAAGGCTAAGGTATGTTTTATGAGCCGCTTCTCTATCATGATTATCACGACAGCAAGAAAACTTAGACCAAAACTTATGAATCTCGGAGTTCGAGAAAGTATGCAGAATGTGTACCGTGTGTCAGACCGTCATCTCCGTTATGCACTCTGCACAAAGAAATGGGTATCCCACAGGAAATAAAGTACCTCCACAGATCATCTCACTTGGTAGAAACATaataccagaggcacctctACTTTGATGGTTCCCAAGGCAGTACTGGACAGAGAGGGCAAGCTACGGAAATAAGGTTATGATCATAGGATCCCGACGAAGGAAACAAATTGACGGCATATGCTGAAAAGTTGGAggttaagaaaaggtcaaggatgTTAAGTGTATTCTTCAAGGCGGTCTGATATAAGAAGGGTGCTgtatcaattgctctaggtaaTGGAGTGTCAGTTGCTCTAGGTAATGGAGTGTAGGAGAGTGGAAAGCATGTTCACTAGGGTGGTCAGTGAAAGGGAATTAAACCTAAAGCTGGTTATGAACATTGAAGTCCCCAAGAATGGTGATTTCAACGAAGGGCAAAATGTGCTCTACTTTAAAAATTATAgtcagaatttttatttttttatttattttttattttcttttttagttggTGGAGTTAATGGAGAGATGCACAGtgcagataatttttttttgagagagaaacATCAAAGTCGAGGGCAGAAGATAGAAAATTCAGATGATTCAAGGATGTGAGTATGATAGCAAGTTATGCCTCTGAGTATTTAGACGTCAGCAGCAAACTTTGATGCAAAATGAGTATAAAgtaagatggaagagagaagaggctgCTGTCAGTGGCCACAGATACCTAGGTCTCGgtgaaaaaagatgaggttcaTAAGAGAAAATGTGGTTTTCCGCAAACTGAAACTTATAACATAGGCAACGCTGCGAAAGTTAATGtagagaaagatgagggaaaTTATGAAGGAACACCGCACCTCAAGTCATCCACGTTGGGGCGGTCGGGCCCCAACTGGAGTTAGGAACTCCAGTGCTGCATCAAATGTGAGAACATTAATAatgtgaatgaatgagaaggaacaaaacaaaataaaataagctaataaatgagtgaggggaaaagtaAGTTAACAGACTGAATTAAATATGAGTGAGtacaagaaagagagtgaggaaggcagCACCGCGTGAGTGGCAGCCAGTACTCACGTAGAACTTCATGGTTGGTGCTGTTGTTTGCTCACTGCCTTCAGCCCAAATGTCTCTGCCAGTCCCGTCCAGCACACGCCTTATATACCTGCAGGCTGGCTTTCACGGCAGGAGCGCCCGGCTCTTCCCTCGGCTCTAAGTGACCACAACACACCTGTCCACAACGTTTACTTCCAGGGGCGTCCCGTGGTCTCTCCCGTGCTGTCTCGATGCGCTACACTGGCGACCCTCATGATAAGGATGATTAAAGGCCATATTTCCTACTCACATTTCCTTCACCTGCAGTACAACGCGATGCTCCGATCGCTGACtggtcttcctcccttccaatTGTGTTGATGACAGAAATCAGAGGCCCGTGTGTTTCTGTATcgacctggtggtggtgatggtggtggtagtagtagcagcatttttcttcttctttttcttcttctacttcttcttcttcttcttcttcttcttattattattattattattattattgttagtagtagtagtagtagtagtagtaccacaagtagtagtagtagtagtagtagagtaatagctgcagaagtagtagtagctgtagtaatagtaacaattatttttattattataattattattgttattattattagcagtagcagtagcagtactagtagtactagtagtagtagtagtagtagtagtagtagtagtagtgaaagtagtattagtattactattagtattagtattagtagtagtaatagtactatcattaccattacagctatcatcatcattattattattattattattattattattatcattattattattattactactactactactaatactactgttactactactacaactaccagcagcagcagcagcagcagcagcagcagcagggggaGTTAAAAAAAGATGGGCTAATATAATTTGACTtattgtatatgtgtgtgtgtgtgtgtgtgtgtgtgtgtgtgtgtgtgtgtgtgtgtgtgtgtgatagtaataaaagtattattattattattattattattattattattattattagtagtagtagtagtagtagtagtagtagtagtagtagtagtagtagtagcagcagtggtggtagtagtagcagtggtggtagtagtagcagtggtagcagtagtggtggtggtagtagtattagtagtagtattagtagtagtagtagtagtagtagtagtagtagtagtagtagtagtagtagtagtagtagtattagtagtagtagtagtagtagtagtagtagtaataatattaataataatgataacaataataataataataataataataataataataataataataataataataataataataacaataataataataataataatcagtttaTTAGGATACTGCAACATTACGCTgaaaatattgtgtgtgtgtgtgtgtgtgtgtgtgtgtgtgtgtgtgtgtgtgtgtgtgtgtgtgtgtgtgtgtgtgtgtgtgcttatgaaAGTACGCGGTTTGGTATTAAGTAAGCCAGGATGAAAGAGTTTTGTATAAGAGGAATGACGTGAAGCttactgtggaggaggaggaggaggaggaggaggaggaggaggaggaggaggaggaggggaaggatgggaTTGCCGGAAAATGAAGGGTTtagcgggagggagggatggagggacggcgggaggtaaggagggagagatgaagggagggaggaaagggagggagagagagcgggaaGAAGTATGGTTGCACAAACTGATGATAGAGAGCAAGAGTTTAACCTCCGTCTACCCAAAATAATTTGAGGAAGGCCGCAACTTGTTATTACGTGGCCATGTGTCTGTAGTGGTGGTTACTGGCAACACCAGAGCAtgtcccacaccaccaccatcaccaccaccaccactaagccTGAACAGATAATGTTATAGACTCTCTTTTTGATTTCTATTATCATCACATTATTTTCAAGACTGCCATAttagttatatttttttatctctatttcgaTAGTTGTTCTTTTCACCTTcaccttttttcattttttttttcgttgtattcttcttcctcttcttcctctttctcg contains:
- the LOC135111425 gene encoding histidine-rich glycoprotein-like isoform X2, whose product is MGLLAVAALVHADPEPEALAEADPEASRPYYYHHGYPKHYYGYPYRHYGYYRHHHHKRSAEPEAAADADASKYTYHRHGYYGHPRYYGHPGYYGHPHHPHKRSADPEPSADASPEPSRAYYHGYYYGYPGHYYGYGHRYYYGYPRKYYH
- the LOC135111425 gene encoding histidine-rich glycoprotein-like isoform X1, coding for MKFYVCAAMGLLAVAALVHADPEPEALAEADPEASRPYYYHHGYPKHYYGYPYRHYGYYRHHHHKRSAEPEAAADADASKYTYHRHGYYGHPRYYGHPGYYGHPHHPHKRSADPEPSADASPEPSRAYYHGYYYGYPGHYYGYGHRYYYGYPRKYYH